A window of the Carassius gibelio isolate Cgi1373 ecotype wild population from Czech Republic chromosome B16, carGib1.2-hapl.c, whole genome shotgun sequence genome harbors these coding sequences:
- the LOC127975517 gene encoding histone-lysine N-methyltransferase ASH1L isoform X4, with the protein MDNTSQKTTPRLEKEEQNERTEDRKRMRKTKGAEPEASSKSITSEVKLQQQPSPRELTDTKSDQTDGNLRMKIGVGAKRTKKPPKSLENFICRPTIRISQRLAHGDGHSSCGGEVSSSEIRVAKQSHSEIQKKDRNDCISPKASTRLSVPLSKTSRKDDSTPVIRASKKAPSKHLKKTDSKSLLTSDGPPYAVQPQTDSKVPLSDRTTSSTLQKQTYSPPAAPSPPSLLQQNSSPHDSTQVLNAQKEKGEDLTTGEAMTSSLSSHGSNDMNAQTSLQSSTNIENDSERTSLPLSCSENFVKQAPCPAKKTRIRESNVYKVLNAKEKEDGDSACSKNTSNTITNSRSKENGLLHQQSPSIKTPLLLTASDKPAESATPENRNCMPELLDSRGRNKKYTESEVIDDTRKMTVEPTQAVAVQPKDVSRVGHIIDKNKKRSRHSANQDEDVQCSSQPPGCADSQFNSSVPSDVPPSHPKQNIMSQKKQKAVQMTKMDNLGKEMELLKAANVSSTACKKIPQKLNLKKIPSINSSKALSTQQGKSRQVGQPSNSMQMPNSSPISETFSFEPRPKKRGRPKMARLEETLQESKSQMSPTKFPILEHANIPDPENGLKLPKPAPKTLVQPKCSTSVKKKRSKSLDSASGKRVSEGKLRPSLSKARDAQISRKRNRLIMKTVITNINRMRVKKKDKVLTQFLSGQKQSNRSDFSQKDNEGDADCSVSDGAHSLSSLVTSFGGKLGPQINISKRGTIYIGKRRGRKPKAQTETSGQDSEQVLGQKSQQVLTESSNKLNSWSTSGEHSHTFDGQSPLCSSPYSFKHLESPSPTLSSFRRKFHLGNREYDQLSAPKVTSSQKVKAVHKEKSKPPSSSQSAPRPSAKSQLGSVRIQDRRTTHLGRSVLMEQERLKYKCHRKGHNCFSHDKVRGHTHKCKKKYLQLRAKRQDPAFQAEIEELVVRLSEIRIVHHISSRGCGEEAKSGKKSGKGKAHPHVLQCLPQNLHHPTMFQINFSGYYSPQSEFSRDSLHYVGMADFKRNNGCPSQPGEHIVTHCPVVHKLGFPMSGGGCYHPPYKMPLSTTSLGFGLYRGYPPSATIYPSSPFLPSYVHPYSKNPILSPSKFHKKKHKFLRRDSLLFGGKPQGAYANVTSHSPSDWFSRNSWQREDSREQARDKRFEDDRLREREGKESLLGQSNLRKDHFRRGTPSNPPCSSSTPSKQADKHKTSPLSYIGPAHLRPVSKLRWAEHQQPWRWRESTQVEPGNRVLNKRAGSGYQEDDDEGDEDLSSPPLGDRAIHHHSFLRNPNLASSAYSRMTAQRRIGEVQSASRNLMRPESSLMTDCSAGGIRTSESFQPGGTLFSEHFSASNSLNERQERGGREKRPNISKTHFQTNGTRPFPSCNTSKVSLSHLNNSKNMTVAKSKLKHVRKPLKKKTPKGQEVTGSEVKRRGRGRPRKNPAPCFSPPFPATPLRHEAGESPGKRKKGERDDYTVLNAIESMAQHEKKKRKKERNETRSSEAQVDEDEDTGPSQEPSQLHINTSSPSQDPSVSVISQSEKRSDVEAEKKYEWAGLYSDVYKSENPTSLFSPVHTDCLDYDPEEHEHGLLPAPIHGSI; encoded by the exons ATGGATAATACAAGTCAAAAGACAACACCTAGACTGGAGAAAGAAGAACAAAATGAGAGGACAGAAGACAGGAAGAGGATGAGAAAAACCAAAGGGGCTGAACCAGAAGCTTCCTCAAAGAGTATTACCAGTGAAGTTAAGCTGCAGCAGCAGCCTAGTCCGAGGGAGTTAACAGATACAAAGTCTGACCAGACAGATGGAAATTTGAGAATGAAAATAGGGGTTGGAGCAAAACGGACAAAGAAGCCCCCAAAGAGCCTTGAGAACTTCATATGCAGGCCCACAATCAGAATCTCTCAGAGGCTTGCACATGGAGATGGCCATAGTTCATGTGGAGGTGAAGTCTCCAGTTCTGAGATCAGAGTAGCCAAGCAATCACATTCTGAGATTCAGAAAAAAGATCGGAACGATTGCATCTCTCCAAAAGCATCCACAAGGCTGAGTGTCCCACTTTCCAAAACATCCAGAAAAGATGACTCTACACCAGTCATTAGAGCCTCTAAAAAG GCTCCATCAAAGCACTTGAAGAAGACTGACTCAAAGTCATTATTAACATCAGATGGACCTCCGTATGCAGTTCAACCACAGACAGATAGCAAAGTACCACTTTCAGATAGGACTACCTCCTCTACCTTGCAGAAGCAGACGTATTCACCTCCAGCTGCCCCTTCTCCACCTTCCTTATTACAACAGAACTCCAGTCCACATGACAGCACCCAAGTTTTAAATGCTCAAAAAGAAAAGGGTGAAGATCTCACAACTGGAGAAGCAATGACCTCCTCCCTCAGTTCACATGGTTCAAATGATATGAATGCTCAGACATCTCTGCAGTCCTCTACCAATATTGAAAATGACAGTGAAAGAACATCACTTCCATTATCATGTAGTGAAAATTTTGTAAAGCAAGCTCCCTGCCCTGCAAAAAAAACTAGAATCAGGGAAAGTAATGTTTACAAGGTTTTAAATGCTAAAGAGAAAGAAGATGGTGATTCTGCATGTTCCAAAAACACTAGTAACACCATAACTAACAGTAGGAGTAAGGAAAATGGTTTATTGCATCAGCAAAGTCCCTCTATCAAGACACCATTGCTCCTTACTGCTTCAGATAAACCTGCCGAATCAGCAACTCCAGAGAACAGAAATTGTATGCCAGAGTTACTGGACAGCAGAGGAAGAAATAAGAAGTATACTGAAAGTGAAGTTATAGATGACACCAGAAAAATGACTGTGGAACCAACTCAAGCTGTTGCTGTCCAGCCAAAAGATGTCAGCAGGGTGGGACATATCATTGACAAGAATAAGAAGAGATCAAGGCATAGTGCAAACCAGGACGAAGATGTGCAGTGTTCCTCTCAACCCCCTGGGTGTGCAGATTCTCAGTTTAACAGTTCCGTTCCAAGTGATGTGCCACCTTCACATCCCAAACAAAACATCATGTCACAGAAGAAACAAAAAGCTGTTCAAATGACTAAAATGGATAATCTGGGCAAGGAGATGGAATTGTTGAAGGCTGCTAATGTTAGTTCCACTGCCTGTAAAAAGATTCCACaaaaattaaaccttaaaaaaattccTTCCATTAATTCATCAAAGGCATTGTCAACACAGCAGGGTAAATCAAGACAAGTTGGGCAACCTTCTAATTCTATGCAAATGCCCAATTCATCACCTATATCAGAAACCTTTTCCTTTGAGCCCCGTCCTAAGAAAAGGGGTCGTCCAAAAATGGCCAGGTTGGAAGAGACTCTTCAGGAAAGTAAGTCTCAAATGTCCCCTACTAAGTTTCCTATACTTGAACATGCAAATATCCCTGATCCAGAGAATGGCCTGAAACTCCCAAAGCCAGCTCCCAAAACACTAGTTCAACCCAAATGTTCCACCTCTGTCAAGAAAAAGAGATCTAAATCACTAGACTCAGCATCAGGGAAGAGGGTTTCTGAAGGAAAACTCAGACCCTCCTTGTCTAAAGCTAGAGATGCTCAGATCAGCCGCAAACGAAACAGGTTGATAATGAAGACAGtaatcacaaatattaataggaTGAGAGTGAAGAAGAAGGATAAGGTACTCACACAGTTCCTTTCAGGGCAAAAACAAAGTAACAGATCAGATTTTTCTCAGAAAGACAATGAAGGTGATGCCGATTGTTCAGTTTCAGATGgagcacactctttatcctcacTTGTTACCTCTTTTGGGGGAAAACTTGGTCCACAAATAAATATCAGCAAACGTGGAACTATCTACATAGGAAAAAGGAGAGGTCGTAAACCTAAAGCTCAAACAGAAACTTCTGGTCAAGACTCTGAACAAGTTTTGGGTCAAAAGTCTCAGCAAGTCTTGACAGAGTCTTCTAATAAGTTGAACTCTTGGTCCACCTCTGGTGAACATAGTCATACATTCGATGGCCAGTCTCCTTTGTGTAGCTCTCCCTATTCATTTAAGCATCTTGAGTCCCCTTCACCCACTCTTAGTTCTTTCCGAAGAAAGTTTCATCTTGGCAACCGTGAATATGATCAACTTTCTGCTCCTAAGGTAACCAGTTCCCAAAAGGTAAAAGCAGTGCACAAAGAGAAATCAAAACCTCCTTCCTCCTCGCAATCTGCACCACGCCCTTCTGCCAAATCTCAATTAGGCTCTGTAAGGATTCAAGACCGCAGGACTACACACCTTGGGCGATCAGTATTGATGGAGCAAGAAAGACTCAAATACAAGTGCCATAGAAAAGGTCACAATTGCTTCAGCCATGATAAGGTTAGAGGACATACACACAAATGTAAGAAGAAGTATCTTCAACTCAGGGCTAAAAGGCAAGACCCTGCCTTCCAGGCTGAGATTGAGGAGTTAGTGGTCAGACTTAGTGAGATTCGTATTGTGCATCATATTTCATCACGAGGGTGTGGCGAAGAAGCAAAATCTGGCAAGAAGAGTGGGAAAGGGAAAGCTCATCCTCACGTTCTTCAGTGTCTACCACAAAACCTTCATCATCCCACCATGTTTCAAATCAACTTCAGTGGTTACTACTCCCCTCAGTCAGAATTTTCTCGTGACTCTCTGCATTATGTCGGAATGGCAGATTTTAAGAGGAACAATGGGTGTCCCTCTCAACCAGGTGAACATATTGTCACACATTGCCCGGTAGTGCACAAACTTGGCTTCCCAATGTCAGGAGGCGGCTGTTACCATCCACCATACAAAATGCCACTCTCTACCACTTCACTTGGTTTTGGACTTTATAGGGGATACCCTCCATCTGCAACTATATACCCTTCGTCTCCCTTTCTACCCTCTTATGTGCACCCCTACTCTAAAAATCCCATTTTAAGTCCATCAAAGTTCCATAAAAAGAAGCACAAGTTTCTGAGACGTGACTCTCTACTTTTTGGCGGGAAGCCACAGGGGGCATATGCTAATGTAACATCTCATTCCCCTAGTGACTGGTTCAGTAGAAATAGCTGGCAAAGAGAAGACAGCAGAGAGCAGGCTAGAGATAAAAGGTTTGAGGATGATAGGCttagagaaagagaaggaaaagagAGTTTACTAGGACAAAGTAATCTCAGAAAAGACCATTTCAGAAGGGGCACGCCCTCAAATCCTCCCTGCTCTTCCTCAACACCCTCAAAACAAGCAGACAAACACAAAACTTCACCACTTTCATATATAGGACCTGCACATCTGAGACCGGTATCAAAACTTAGGTGGGCAGAGCATCAGCAGCCATGGAGGTGGAGAGAGAGCACTCAGGTAGAGCCGGGGAACAGGGTTTTAAACAAAAGAGCTGGGTCGGGGTAccaggaggatgatgatgaaggtgaTGAAGACCTATCATCACCTCCCCTAGGAGACAGAGCCATCCACCATCATTCTTTCCTGAGGAACCCCAATCTTGCTAGTAGCGCGTACAGTCGAATGACAGCTCAAAGGAGGATTGGTGAAGTTCAGTCTGCTTCAAGGAACTTAATGAGACCTGAAAGCTCATTGATGACCGATTGCTCAGCTGGAGGCATAAGGACATCAG AGAGCTTCCAGCCTGGCGGCACACTCTTCTCTGAGCACTTCTCTGCCAGTAACTCTCTTAATGAACGTCAAgagagaggaggaagagagaaaaGACCCAACATCAGCAAAACACACTTTCAGACCAATGGTACCAGGCCTTTTCCCTCATGTAACACCTCCAAAGTCAGCCTCTCTcatttaaataattctaaaaatatGACGGTAGCCAAAAGTAAACTGAAACATGTCAGAAAGCCTCTGAAGAAGAAGACTCCCAAAGGTCAAGAGGTCACAGGAAGTGAGGTGAAGAGAAGAGGACGAGGTAGACCAAGAAAGAACCCTGCACCGTGCTTTTCTCCACCTTTCCCTGCTACACCTTTACGTCATGAAGCCGGAGAGTCTCCTGGGAAACGTAAAAAAGGTGAAAGAGATGACTACACAGTACTCAATGCGATTGAGTCCATGGCTCAACacgagaaaaagaaaagaaagaaagaacgaaatGAAACGAGAAGCAGTGAAGCGCAGGTAGATGAAGACGAAGACACAGGTCCGAGCCAAGAGCCGTCACAGTTGCACATCAACACATCCTCACCTTCCCAGGATCCATCAGTGTCTGTAATCAGCCAGTCAGAGAAGAGGTCTGATGTGGAAGCTGAAAAGAAATATGAGTGGGCGGGGCTTTACTCTGATGTGTATAAAAGCGAGAA CCCCACGAGTCTGTTCTCTCCGGTACACACAGACTGCCTTGACTATGATCCTGAAGAACATGAGCATGGACTACTTCCTGCACCTATACAC ggaAGTATCTGA
- the LOC127975517 gene encoding histone-lysine N-methyltransferase ASH1L isoform X3 — protein MDNTSQKTTPRLEKEEQNERTEDRKRMRKTKGAEPEASSKSITSEVKLQQQPSPRELTDTKSDQTDGNLRMKIGVGAKRTKKPPKSLENFICRPTIRISQRLAHGDGHSSCGGEVSSSEIRVAKQSHSEIQKKDRNDCISPKASTRLSVPLSKTSRKDDSTPVIRASKKAPSKHLKKTDSKSLLTSDGPPYAVQPQTDSKVPLSDRTTSSTLQKQTYSPPAAPSPPSLLQQNSSPHDSTQVLNAQKEKGEDLTTGEAMTSSLSSHGSNDMNAQTSLQSSTNIENDSERTSLPLSCSENFVKQAPCPAKKTRIRESNVYKVLNAKEKEDGDSACSKNTSNTITNSRSKENGLLHQQSPSIKTPLLLTASDKPAESATPENRNCMPELLDSRGRNKKYTESEVIDDTRKMTVEPTQAVAVQPKDVSRVGHIIDKNKKRSRHSANQDEDVQCSSQPPGCADSQFNSSVPSDVPPSHPKQNIMSQKKQKAVQMTKMDNLGKEMELLKAANVSSTACKKIPQKLNLKKIPSINSSKALSTQQGKSRQVGQPSNSMQMPNSSPISETFSFEPRPKKRGRPKMARLEETLQESKSQMSPTKFPILEHANIPDPENGLKLPKPAPKTLVQPKCSTSVKKKRSKSLDSASGKRVSEGKLRPSLSKARDAQISRKRNRLIMKTVITNINRMRVKKKDKVLTQFLSGQKQSNRSDFSQKDNEGDADCSVSDGAHSLSSLVTSFGGKLGPQINISKRGTIYIGKRRGRKPKAQTETSGQDSEQVLGQKSQQVLTESSNKLNSWSTSGEHSHTFDGQSPLCSSPYSFKHLESPSPTLSSFRRKFHLGNREYDQLSAPKVTSSQKVKAVHKEKSKPPSSSQSAPRPSAKSQLGSVRIQDRRTTHLGRSVLMEQERLKYKCHRKGHNCFSHDKVRGHTHKCKKKYLQLRAKRQDPAFQAEIEELVVRLSEIRIVHHISSRGCGEEAKSGKKSGKGKAHPHVLQCLPQNLHHPTMFQINFSGYYSPQSEFSRDSLHYVGMADFKRNNGCPSQPGEHIVTHCPVVHKLGFPMSGGGCYHPPYKMPLSTTSLGFGLYRGYPPSATIYPSSPFLPSYVHPYSKNPILSPSKFHKKKHKFLRRDSLLFGGKPQGAYANVTSHSPSDWFSRNSWQREDSREQARDKRFEDDRLREREGKESLLGQSNLRKDHFRRGTPSNPPCSSSTPSKQADKHKTSPLSYIGPAHLRPVSKLRWAEHQQPWRWRESTQVEPGNRVLNKRAGSGYQEDDDEGDEDLSSPPLGDRAIHHHSFLRNPNLASSAYSRMTAQRRIGEVQSASRNLMRPESSLMTDCSAGGIRTSESFQPGGTLFSEHFSASNSLNERQERGGREKRPNISKTHFQTNGTRPFPSCNTSKVSLSHLNNSKNMTVAKSKLKHVRKPLKKKTPKGQEVTGSEVKRRGRGRPRKNPAPCFSPPFPATPLRHEAGESPGKRKKGERDDYTVLNAIESMAQHEKKKRKKERNETRSSEAQVDEDEDTGPSQEPSQLHINTSSPSQDPSVSVISQSEKRSDVEAEKKYEWAGLYSDVYKSENPTSLFSPVHTDCLDYDPEEHEHGLLPAPIHVGKYLRLKRIDFQLPYDIYRLCAKQKHPKKSRKTPRKIAPSNRRQFP, from the exons ATGGATAATACAAGTCAAAAGACAACACCTAGACTGGAGAAAGAAGAACAAAATGAGAGGACAGAAGACAGGAAGAGGATGAGAAAAACCAAAGGGGCTGAACCAGAAGCTTCCTCAAAGAGTATTACCAGTGAAGTTAAGCTGCAGCAGCAGCCTAGTCCGAGGGAGTTAACAGATACAAAGTCTGACCAGACAGATGGAAATTTGAGAATGAAAATAGGGGTTGGAGCAAAACGGACAAAGAAGCCCCCAAAGAGCCTTGAGAACTTCATATGCAGGCCCACAATCAGAATCTCTCAGAGGCTTGCACATGGAGATGGCCATAGTTCATGTGGAGGTGAAGTCTCCAGTTCTGAGATCAGAGTAGCCAAGCAATCACATTCTGAGATTCAGAAAAAAGATCGGAACGATTGCATCTCTCCAAAAGCATCCACAAGGCTGAGTGTCCCACTTTCCAAAACATCCAGAAAAGATGACTCTACACCAGTCATTAGAGCCTCTAAAAAG GCTCCATCAAAGCACTTGAAGAAGACTGACTCAAAGTCATTATTAACATCAGATGGACCTCCGTATGCAGTTCAACCACAGACAGATAGCAAAGTACCACTTTCAGATAGGACTACCTCCTCTACCTTGCAGAAGCAGACGTATTCACCTCCAGCTGCCCCTTCTCCACCTTCCTTATTACAACAGAACTCCAGTCCACATGACAGCACCCAAGTTTTAAATGCTCAAAAAGAAAAGGGTGAAGATCTCACAACTGGAGAAGCAATGACCTCCTCCCTCAGTTCACATGGTTCAAATGATATGAATGCTCAGACATCTCTGCAGTCCTCTACCAATATTGAAAATGACAGTGAAAGAACATCACTTCCATTATCATGTAGTGAAAATTTTGTAAAGCAAGCTCCCTGCCCTGCAAAAAAAACTAGAATCAGGGAAAGTAATGTTTACAAGGTTTTAAATGCTAAAGAGAAAGAAGATGGTGATTCTGCATGTTCCAAAAACACTAGTAACACCATAACTAACAGTAGGAGTAAGGAAAATGGTTTATTGCATCAGCAAAGTCCCTCTATCAAGACACCATTGCTCCTTACTGCTTCAGATAAACCTGCCGAATCAGCAACTCCAGAGAACAGAAATTGTATGCCAGAGTTACTGGACAGCAGAGGAAGAAATAAGAAGTATACTGAAAGTGAAGTTATAGATGACACCAGAAAAATGACTGTGGAACCAACTCAAGCTGTTGCTGTCCAGCCAAAAGATGTCAGCAGGGTGGGACATATCATTGACAAGAATAAGAAGAGATCAAGGCATAGTGCAAACCAGGACGAAGATGTGCAGTGTTCCTCTCAACCCCCTGGGTGTGCAGATTCTCAGTTTAACAGTTCCGTTCCAAGTGATGTGCCACCTTCACATCCCAAACAAAACATCATGTCACAGAAGAAACAAAAAGCTGTTCAAATGACTAAAATGGATAATCTGGGCAAGGAGATGGAATTGTTGAAGGCTGCTAATGTTAGTTCCACTGCCTGTAAAAAGATTCCACaaaaattaaaccttaaaaaaattccTTCCATTAATTCATCAAAGGCATTGTCAACACAGCAGGGTAAATCAAGACAAGTTGGGCAACCTTCTAATTCTATGCAAATGCCCAATTCATCACCTATATCAGAAACCTTTTCCTTTGAGCCCCGTCCTAAGAAAAGGGGTCGTCCAAAAATGGCCAGGTTGGAAGAGACTCTTCAGGAAAGTAAGTCTCAAATGTCCCCTACTAAGTTTCCTATACTTGAACATGCAAATATCCCTGATCCAGAGAATGGCCTGAAACTCCCAAAGCCAGCTCCCAAAACACTAGTTCAACCCAAATGTTCCACCTCTGTCAAGAAAAAGAGATCTAAATCACTAGACTCAGCATCAGGGAAGAGGGTTTCTGAAGGAAAACTCAGACCCTCCTTGTCTAAAGCTAGAGATGCTCAGATCAGCCGCAAACGAAACAGGTTGATAATGAAGACAGtaatcacaaatattaataggaTGAGAGTGAAGAAGAAGGATAAGGTACTCACACAGTTCCTTTCAGGGCAAAAACAAAGTAACAGATCAGATTTTTCTCAGAAAGACAATGAAGGTGATGCCGATTGTTCAGTTTCAGATGgagcacactctttatcctcacTTGTTACCTCTTTTGGGGGAAAACTTGGTCCACAAATAAATATCAGCAAACGTGGAACTATCTACATAGGAAAAAGGAGAGGTCGTAAACCTAAAGCTCAAACAGAAACTTCTGGTCAAGACTCTGAACAAGTTTTGGGTCAAAAGTCTCAGCAAGTCTTGACAGAGTCTTCTAATAAGTTGAACTCTTGGTCCACCTCTGGTGAACATAGTCATACATTCGATGGCCAGTCTCCTTTGTGTAGCTCTCCCTATTCATTTAAGCATCTTGAGTCCCCTTCACCCACTCTTAGTTCTTTCCGAAGAAAGTTTCATCTTGGCAACCGTGAATATGATCAACTTTCTGCTCCTAAGGTAACCAGTTCCCAAAAGGTAAAAGCAGTGCACAAAGAGAAATCAAAACCTCCTTCCTCCTCGCAATCTGCACCACGCCCTTCTGCCAAATCTCAATTAGGCTCTGTAAGGATTCAAGACCGCAGGACTACACACCTTGGGCGATCAGTATTGATGGAGCAAGAAAGACTCAAATACAAGTGCCATAGAAAAGGTCACAATTGCTTCAGCCATGATAAGGTTAGAGGACATACACACAAATGTAAGAAGAAGTATCTTCAACTCAGGGCTAAAAGGCAAGACCCTGCCTTCCAGGCTGAGATTGAGGAGTTAGTGGTCAGACTTAGTGAGATTCGTATTGTGCATCATATTTCATCACGAGGGTGTGGCGAAGAAGCAAAATCTGGCAAGAAGAGTGGGAAAGGGAAAGCTCATCCTCACGTTCTTCAGTGTCTACCACAAAACCTTCATCATCCCACCATGTTTCAAATCAACTTCAGTGGTTACTACTCCCCTCAGTCAGAATTTTCTCGTGACTCTCTGCATTATGTCGGAATGGCAGATTTTAAGAGGAACAATGGGTGTCCCTCTCAACCAGGTGAACATATTGTCACACATTGCCCGGTAGTGCACAAACTTGGCTTCCCAATGTCAGGAGGCGGCTGTTACCATCCACCATACAAAATGCCACTCTCTACCACTTCACTTGGTTTTGGACTTTATAGGGGATACCCTCCATCTGCAACTATATACCCTTCGTCTCCCTTTCTACCCTCTTATGTGCACCCCTACTCTAAAAATCCCATTTTAAGTCCATCAAAGTTCCATAAAAAGAAGCACAAGTTTCTGAGACGTGACTCTCTACTTTTTGGCGGGAAGCCACAGGGGGCATATGCTAATGTAACATCTCATTCCCCTAGTGACTGGTTCAGTAGAAATAGCTGGCAAAGAGAAGACAGCAGAGAGCAGGCTAGAGATAAAAGGTTTGAGGATGATAGGCttagagaaagagaaggaaaagagAGTTTACTAGGACAAAGTAATCTCAGAAAAGACCATTTCAGAAGGGGCACGCCCTCAAATCCTCCCTGCTCTTCCTCAACACCCTCAAAACAAGCAGACAAACACAAAACTTCACCACTTTCATATATAGGACCTGCACATCTGAGACCGGTATCAAAACTTAGGTGGGCAGAGCATCAGCAGCCATGGAGGTGGAGAGAGAGCACTCAGGTAGAGCCGGGGAACAGGGTTTTAAACAAAAGAGCTGGGTCGGGGTAccaggaggatgatgatgaaggtgaTGAAGACCTATCATCACCTCCCCTAGGAGACAGAGCCATCCACCATCATTCTTTCCTGAGGAACCCCAATCTTGCTAGTAGCGCGTACAGTCGAATGACAGCTCAAAGGAGGATTGGTGAAGTTCAGTCTGCTTCAAGGAACTTAATGAGACCTGAAAGCTCATTGATGACCGATTGCTCAGCTGGAGGCATAAGGACATCAG AGAGCTTCCAGCCTGGCGGCACACTCTTCTCTGAGCACTTCTCTGCCAGTAACTCTCTTAATGAACGTCAAgagagaggaggaagagagaaaaGACCCAACATCAGCAAAACACACTTTCAGACCAATGGTACCAGGCCTTTTCCCTCATGTAACACCTCCAAAGTCAGCCTCTCTcatttaaataattctaaaaatatGACGGTAGCCAAAAGTAAACTGAAACATGTCAGAAAGCCTCTGAAGAAGAAGACTCCCAAAGGTCAAGAGGTCACAGGAAGTGAGGTGAAGAGAAGAGGACGAGGTAGACCAAGAAAGAACCCTGCACCGTGCTTTTCTCCACCTTTCCCTGCTACACCTTTACGTCATGAAGCCGGAGAGTCTCCTGGGAAACGTAAAAAAGGTGAAAGAGATGACTACACAGTACTCAATGCGATTGAGTCCATGGCTCAACacgagaaaaagaaaagaaagaaagaacgaaatGAAACGAGAAGCAGTGAAGCGCAGGTAGATGAAGACGAAGACACAGGTCCGAGCCAAGAGCCGTCACAGTTGCACATCAACACATCCTCACCTTCCCAGGATCCATCAGTGTCTGTAATCAGCCAGTCAGAGAAGAGGTCTGATGTGGAAGCTGAAAAGAAATATGAGTGGGCGGGGCTTTACTCTGATGTGTATAAAAGCGAGAA CCCCACGAGTCTGTTCTCTCCGGTACACACAGACTGCCTTGACTATGATCCTGAAGAACATGAGCATGGACTACTTCCTGCACCTATACACGTAG ggaAGTATCTGAGGCTGAAACGGATTGACTTTCAGTTGCCCTATGACATATATCGACTCTGTGCAAAGCAAAAG CATCCTAAAAAGTCACGAAAGACCCCACGAAAGATTGCCCCATCCA ACCGAAGACAGTTCCCGTAA